In the genome of Amia ocellicauda isolate fAmiCal2 chromosome 3, fAmiCal2.hap1, whole genome shotgun sequence, one region contains:
- the uspl1 gene encoding SUMO-specific isopeptidase USPL1, with protein MVIFNKWLENATFKRSSSNLPMSGEGTGIGVSTPPMAGSLGKSQERFPLDKSCPVCAAKGQTQALRVYRISFQESIILCGNPQCIFPLGSKPLAEVLVPGTPGKVLPKRNWAKRKRLCTSLEKIQAELPSKCQRTEDPVSKEEDVSAGGEVQEPRSVDLSHQESSMVTLVTESENKEETTAPSQPEGVDVIEELAHTTDLCSLGKDTERPCSVQSNLDVKSGALQEADSGQLVPAPLCLFWKNRHSLCWLDSLMVALVHSSALKEGVNTLHTENSPVRKLWTEYHKACALLKGAPQTDNQEDANKIPSAVFLQAQTLLDDIRMFVFNLLQPMLRCKLGAKESPVFALPLLLKQDEPAEELFRHSFHWEFECSSCGHTLKNRCEKTLTTFTDIVPEWHPLNAVHRSQCNKCQQKLQQRRMVLERLHPIFMLHFVEGLPQNDLNAYAFDFQGKHYAVCTVIQYDESLKHFATWLRQDDGSWLECDDLKYPHCAVHKQLEVPAHEIHIVFWEAQEKSTEPETDLCLREDCVERDGCTKTDQQKISLLVPETDLFNVTSDVKSADLSADCSFNNSIGSDELLDTFEGLSHNDIVTLTLVEIKVETEGQALDRCQIPDSLEGSDQIEPPEEILPAQPSSENCLLGASGNGSLSPDMNHGIEMPSGLGRPEEPAKVCVSQPGMSKGSEAVLPGPLKTGKEKRGSVDYKRRVMAAVKSPPPLMVNSALSPDTTLPPSPSLALSGNITVAVSSTQSASVLSSAVSGIKTRASGGRWAANLLNRHPSLQASAAHLRHASGAPSSHSPGTLNKEKQGTKTPLALADDASFLGKAAEMFGGFMSKGRASTVVASSKGNLISQGMESKTQDVFKEECVKSPSLQATFLSKPVNTIGALHPTLGAATLGHDTPQEPSKTSALKGLDKSEKLRHKLLKKLKAKKEKLASLNNLLKLEGGGKGDVFRLPESRESSKYLDVKNVLPTPDSTDTESPYTVSSSTSFCSSPSYDEFFADLLSPATTTSSASPDSTGLLEMLVNGQETGGLPNGAAVDHSGSQGGTAVQPQVIGSVTIQENGLISAKEDFFSELMSSSTLAESTDFNMLDLSTFSFD; from the exons TCTCAAGAGAGGTTTCCGCTGGACAAGAGCTGTCCAGTGTGCGCTGCCAAAGGTCAGACCCAGGCCCTGCGAGTCTACCGCATCAGCTTTCAGGAGTCTATCATCCTCTGTGGAAACCCACAG tgcaTATTTCCTTTGGGAAGCAAGCCACTTGCTGAAGTTCTCGTACCTGGCACCCCTGGAAAGGTTCTGCCTAAACGCAATTGGGCAAAGAGGAAAAGATTGTGTACCAGCCTTGAAAAAATCCAGGCAGAACTTCCGTCAAAGTGCCAGAGGACAGAAGATCCTGTCAGCAAGGAGGAGGACGTGTCTGCCGGTGGTGAGGTGCAAGAACCTCGTTCTGTGGATTTGAGCCATCAAGAAAGCTCTATGGTTACCTTAGTAACAGAGAGTGAAAACAAAGAGGAAACGACAGCCCCATCACAGCCAGAAGGAGTAGATGTGATTGAGGAATTGGCTCATACCACTGATCTCTGCAGCCTTGGTAAAGACACTGAAAGACCCTGCTCTGTGCAAAGTAACCTTGATGTCAAGTCCGGTGCACTACAGGAAGCAGACTCGGGACAGCTGGTTCctgctcctctctgtctcttctGGAAGAATCGGCATTCTCTTTGCTGGTTGGATTCACTCATGGTGGCTTTGGTACACTCCAGTGCTTTGAAggagggtgtgaatactttacaCACCGAGAACTCGCCAGTTAGAAAGCTATGGACGGAATACCATAAGGCGTGTGCACTTTTAAAGGGGGCACCGCAAACTGACAATCAAG AGGATGCGAATAAAATCCCTTCAGCAGTCTTTCTCCAAGCACAGACACTCCTGGACGACATCcgaatgtttgttttcaaccttCTGCAACCTATGCTGCGCTGCAAACTGG GAGCGAAGGAGAGCCCAGTGTTCGCGCTGCCCCTCTTATTGAAGCAGGACGAGCCGGCAGAGGAGCTGTTCAGACACTCCTTCCATTGGGAGTTTGAGTGCTCCTCCTGTGGGCACACCCTAAAGAACAG GTGTGAGAAGACTTTAACTACGTTCACGGATATTGTGCCAGAATGGCACCCCTTAAACGCTGTTCATCGATCCCAGTGCAATAAGTGCCAACAGAAACTTCAGCAGCGGAGGATGGTTTTGGAAAG gTTACACCCCATTTTCATGCTGCATTTCGTTGAAGGGCTCCCACAGAACGATTTAAATGCTTATGCATTTGACTTCCAAGGGAAACACTACGCGGTTTGCACTGTGATCCAGTACGATGAAAGCCTGAAGCATTTCGCAACGTGGCTCCGTCAAGACGATG GGTCATGGCTGGAATGCGATGATTTAAAATATCCCCATTGCGCCGTTCACAAGCAGCTGGAAGTTCCTGCCCATGAAATCCACATTGTCTTCTGGGAAGCTCAGGAAAAGAGCACTGAGCCGGAGACTGACCTCTGTCTGAGAGAAGACTGCGTTGAGAGAGATGGATGCACTAAAACGGACCAGCAAAAAATCTCCCTGCTGGTTCCCGAGACGGATCTCTTCAATGTGACTTCAGATGTGAAGAGTGCTGATCTTTCAGCTGATTGCAGCTTTAATAATTCAATAGGAAGTGATGAGTTGTTGGACACCTTTGAGGGTCTGTCACACAATGATATCGTCACCCTGACCCTTGTTGAGATCAAGGTTGAAACAGAGGGGCAGGCGCTGGACAGATGCCAAATTCCTGACTCTTTGGAAGGCAGTGACCAAATTGAGCCACCTGAAGAAATCCTGCCCGCTCAGCCTTCTAGTGAAAACTGTCTTCTGGGAGCTAGTGGGAATGGATCTCTTTCTCCAGACATGAACCATGGAATTGAAATGCCTTCCGGTCTCGGCCGTCCTGAAGAACCTGCAAAAGTGTGTGTATCACAGCCAGGGATGTCAAAAGGGAGCGAAGCTGTTTTGCCTGGTCCCCTGAAGACTGGGAAGGAAAAAAGAGGTTCAGTTGACTATAAGAGAAGAGTCATGGCAGCCGTCAAGAGCCCTCCGCCACTGATGGTTAACAGTGCACTTTCTCCAGACACCACTTTACCTCCTTCACCGTCTTTGGCACTCAGTGGCAACATCACAGTTGCTGTTTCGTCCACTCAGAGTGCTTCTGTTCTGTCCTCGGCTGTGAGTGGAATCAAAACCAGGGCCTCTGGAGGCAGATGGGCAGCTAATTTGCTGAACAGGCACCCATCCTTACAAGCAAGCGCAGCCCACCTCAGGCATGCCTCCGGGGCGCCTTCTAGTCACTCTCCAGGGACCCTGAACAAGGAAAAGCAGGGTACCAAAACCCCCTTGGCACTTGCGGATGATGCGTCTTTCTTGGGCAAGGCAGCAGAAATGTTTGGGGGATTTATGTCAAAAGGCCGTGCAAGCACAGTTGTGGCATCTTCAAAGGGTAATTTAATCTCTCAAGGTATGGAATCAAAAACTCAAGATGTCTTCAAGGAGGAATGTGTAAAATCTCCTTCCCTGCAAGCTACGTTTTTATCCAAACCCGTTAATACAATAGGTGCCTTACACCCTACTTTAGGCGCTGCTACTCTGGGCCACGACACACCGCAAGAACCAAGCAAGACTTCAGCACTTAAAGGTTTGGATAAATCTGAGAAACTCCGTCATAAACTCTTGAAAAAGCTCAAGGCTAAAAAGGAGAAGCTTGCATCCCTCAACAACTTACTGAAATTAGAAGGGGGTGGGAAAGGAGATGTCTTCAGACTTCCGGAAAGCAGAGAATCCTCCAAATATTTAGACGTCAAGAATGTCTTGCCAACCCCGGACAGCACAGATACCGAGTCGCCCTACACCGTTAGCTCCAGCACTTCGTTTTGTAGCAGTCCCAGTTACGATGAATTCTTCGCTGACCTCTTATCTCCTGCTACAACCACGAGCTCGGCGTCCCCAGACAGCACCGGTTTGCTGGAGATGCTGGTAAACGGACAGGAGACAGGAGGACTTCCCAATGGAGCTGCCGTGGACCACAGTGGCTCTCAGGGCGGCACTGCTGTACAGCCTCAGGTTATCGGCTCGGTGACGATACAAGAAAACGGCTTGATTTCGGCAAAGGAAGATTTCTTCAGTGAGTTAATGTCTAGCTCAACACTTGCAGAGAGCACAGATTTTAACATGCTTGACCTTTCCACCTTTTCTTTTGATTAG
- the alox5ap gene encoding arachidonate 5-lipoxygenase-activating protein: MELDVLENTFLLVLVTLLSVLQNVFFAQKVEQECKTHNARSFLRPGTPAFERVYCANRNCADAYPTFLAVFWCAGLCCSQAPAAFAGMMYLFVRQKYFVGYMGETSQSTPGYLFGKRIISFLFLMSMVGIFNYFLIEYYGSDYKDYIQTITKAASALLLIP; the protein is encoded by the exons ATGGAGCTGGATGTCCTGGAGAACACGTTCCTGCTGGTCCTGGTGACACTACTGAGCGTACTGCAAAATG TCTTTTTTGCTCAGAAAGTGGAACAGGAATGCAAAACCCATAACGCAAGGAGCTTTCTTAGACCAGGAACGCCTGCTTTTGAACGTGTTTATTGCGCAAA cCGCAACTGCGCAGATGCCTACCCAACATTCCTTGCAGTGTTTTGGTGTGCTGGACTGTGCTGCAGCCAag CCCCTGCAGCCTTTGCTGGAATGATGTACTTGTTTGTCAGACAAAAATACTTTGTTGGATACATGGGGGAGACTTCTCAAAG CACTCCAGGATATTTGTTTGGTAAACGCATCATCTCCTTCCTGTTTCTCATGTCGATGGTGGGGATCTTTAATTACTTCCTCATTGAATACTATGGGAGCGACTACAAGGATTACATTCAAACCATCACCAAGGCTGCGTCAGCTCTTCTCCTCATCCCATGA